In the genome of Carettochelys insculpta isolate YL-2023 chromosome 17, ASM3395843v1, whole genome shotgun sequence, the window AAACTGCTGGTCAAACAGGCGGTGCTGGTAGCCAACCGGATGGCTGCTGGTTTCTTTCTGTTCTCTCTCTGTTTTGAGTCCGCCTGGTATTTGAAAAGCTATCTCACCGACCTCCGCTTCGACAACATCTACATCACCAAGCAGCTGGAGGGCTTAGTTGCACGCAATGGAAAAGACCATCTGCTGACACATTCTCCCAAAAAACTCATCCGATTCCCTGGCTTGAAGCTGTCCCGGGAGGAAATGATGGGGTGCCTGATGCGCATGATGCTCCTCACCTTGGTCCTGATGCTGACAGCGGTGATCATAGCAGTGGACTACATCGCCTTctacctggcagatgcagcagtgcATGAGGTGTCTCAGTTCCCCTGGGTGCCCATAATGCTCAACATCAGATATGATGTAAGTGGCAGAGGCCCTAGCCTGGGGCTTTCAGTAAAAACATGCCCAGCTTTTCTCAGCAGCCAAAGCTATGTTTGTCTGAGCTGGTCTTTTGCCAACAACACAGAATGAGACAGGACAGGGACATAGGTGAACAGAGAGGTTCTCTACTCACGGCTGCTTCTAGTCTGTTTCTAGCTTGTATAGTTATGTCAGGCAACATTGTGATCTTTCCCATGTGACCCTGTGTACCCTCCACTCCAGCTCACCTCAATGGCAGCTGAAGCCAGCTGACAGATCAGGGGCCagagttccctataagctgagagcttgggccactgcccaggagaggttcaggtaccacccagctgactagcagaatgcccacaaagcccacatccagcagcctgtgtttctaatgatggtgcacatccacacatgccctggtgcatgcaacaaaatttattctgcacatggatggaaacaattagcaggaacactgggtgggggtgggcaaaaTCCAAGAGACTCAATCAGGCAGTGTCAGTCATTCAGGAGGAGGAGCCTCTCTTGCCCTCATGCCAGGATGGGAGAGTCAGGCAAGTGCCTTGCACCTCTTTACTCTCCTCTGTGCGAGCAGGGAGACCAGCTAGCAAGACAGAGCCTGGTAATATCAGGataactgccccccgccccatgcaaGCCTACCTGCATTGTGAGTCGCAGAGCATGGAAGGAGGGAAAGCAGTCTGAGGGGATGGTAACCCCATGCCTGTACAGGTGGGCAAGGGATGGGTTAGtgggggcacaggctgggcagaTTTTTGGTCCCTCTCCTATCAACTGCTTTGTGGACCAGTGGGTAGCATGGAGGGGACCAGGGAGCAAACTGTGATTCCAGCTGTAGAGATACAAGCTGACCCTTAGAAAGCATTGCAGATACTCTGCAGTGTGATGAGGTGTTTTACATCCTGCCCCTAGTCTGGGACAAGCGGGTTCTTGTTGCTGGGAAGGAATGATTTAGCAGAAGGAGGAATAGGGCCTttcccacctcttccaggagctgtgaTCGCACAGACTGAGTCATAGTTCCAGAGACCCAAACACATGACAATGGGGAAAGTTTTACCAGGAGATTGATATGAGCATTGTCCGTAAATTgcaggaagtaattcttctgctcgcTTTCAAAcggattaggcctcagctggagtgtcaggtccagttctgggcaccactgtTCAGGGAAGGTGCGGACAAATTGAAAAAGATCcacagaagagcaagaaaaataagtaaaggtctagaaaacaagaTCTATAAGCAGTGCCAGACCTAGAGGAGTGCGGGGTCTGGGACTCCACTCCACCTCAGGTCCTGctcccatcccacctcttcctgtccctgttctgcacccctccctgctctcaccccaccccttcctccaagccctgTCTCTGCTCCATCTCCTTCCATCCCTTTGCACCAGGCCTCCCAAGCCCCTGTTCCTGAGCTACAAGGCCCTGCAGATTACCAGGGAGcccatggcagtgggaagcagagcaacctggccccagcctgctccgcttCTCAGAAGCACATGGGTGGGAAGCCATGGCGCTCCATTTCCCAGTGCTGCTGGTGAATCGGAGTGCCCCAGCAGGGGTATAATGGAacagagcaggccagggctgggtttGCTCTACTTCCTgtggctcccaccactgctggtgagggcaggagcaagcccagcccctgctgctgatgccagccccatgctccatAATCTCATAGGGTACCATGAGCCCAGCAGGGGCCCCCAAAGTGTGGGGCCTGGAGTGGCTGAttgaaagattgaaagaactgggtttgtttagtcttgaAAAGAGCAGACAGAGAGGacctgataacagctttcaagtatataaaaagtggttacaaggaggagggagaaaaatgattctctTTAACATCTAACAATAGGATaagaaacaatgggtttaaattgcagcatgggaagTTTCGGTTTGACATTAAGgaaatcttcctgtcagggttATAAAACACTAGAATtaactgcctagggaggtggtgcaatctccatcactggagatatttaagagtagttTAGACAAACAGTTATCAGGGATGCTCTggatcaggagtcagcaacctttccgaggcggcgTGCCAAAATtcgaccttttgacctgtatatAGGGTCCGAGTGCtgttgatactttttaaagtcactaagggtCCCACTTACAaaggcttcattaataaataaactaagatgcagagctcagccatttaggtggtggttgtagcattagctggtctgttgttaatccacaggcggcctgacTTTGAGCAAGCGTCCAGCTGCATgggtgaggaggagcagggctgagctcctgcctcgcatgctgatgaaaataggctcatgtgccactcttggagATAGAGTTTTCttctgccatgagagcaggggactggacttgatgtcctctcgaggttccttccagtcccatGGTGGTAATTTTGGGGATCTAGCATTTAGGAATACGGGAGCCCTCGAAGCAGAGCAGATCAGtcgttcatctagtccagtgctctCGCTCAGAGGTTCTGGATTCATAGGAGCTATACTTTTTTATGTATGCCATGCCCAGAGTTTAAGCTATTTGCACAATCACACAGGACGAGCCGCCTCATTTGAACTGCTCTGAGGGATTCACAAATGGGAGTACACAGAACAGCTTTCAACGTGCAGAGACATCAGAAAATCTGGGAGCGGGGGGGTGGAAATTAGGATGCAAACCCAGCTTTGGTTTGGTTTCAATTTTTAAAACGTGTCTTTCCTGTTCTTTTTATTGTCCCTTTCCTGCTTTATGCTTTAGTTCATGCCCAGTTGCTTTCCAATTGCCAGTCAGGACTGAAGCAATATAAGTCCCTTTTGGATCCTCTCCGGTTTCAGCATATTTGCTATCCCTTTACCTATTTTCATATTTTCTCTGGTTTAATTTGTACCCCCCGAATCCCATCCCTTTTGTGTGATGTTCCAGAAGCAGGTGTTATCCGCCCATCAGGCACCTAACTGGGCGAGTCTACATTTCTTCCTCGCCATCACCTGTGAGCAATTTATGGCTGGAAATCTGTGGACTGAGGAACTATTTAAATTTCACACTAGGGAGTGCAATGGTGCCATTCTTAGCTAGAAGAGTTTAAGTTTTTTGACGCTTATCAACTCAAACAATTTACTCCTATGATGATTAGAGTGAAATCCTCAGTCAGGATCCAGCCACTTTAAGTAGTTCAGTGTTCCCTTAAGTGAGCACTTGGGAGggacccagaagagattcagatgtcaGCCAGCTGATTATGAGAGGGTGCACAGCACTTACAGCTGGGaacttgtgtttctattggtggtgcacgtcgccatctgctttggtgcacataacaacatttattccacccacagatggaaaaaaaaagtagagagAACTCTGATGCCCATGTTAACGTATTATCTTTCTCAATCACAGCATGAAActtcctcatatttttctctGTCACTCTTACATTGCTGACAGGCTATTTTTGTGCTTGTGAGATTAGAGTTTTTTCCTCCCCACGTCTTCCCATTTAatcttttgctttgtttgtttcagGCCAAGCTAAACATTCTACCCTTTTTCTGGATCATTTTCAATAGGGCCCATTCTGTAGAACAATCTATTACAGACTTCGAAAGGACTTACCAGCATAACTTGACCTTCCTGTCTGCTGATTGCACAAGCGAACTGCCAAGATCCCCAAACAACTTTGTTGCCCTTGCTGTTGGATTGCTCTATTGCATCGTCTATGCCCTGATGTTTCTGGAAACCTATGCACAACGTTTGTGCCGAAAAATCTCTGCCTCGTTCTTTGAGAGACAAGAAGAGAAGAGGGTCCATTACCTCTACCAGGAGCTATTAAGGAAACACAACAAGAGAGAGTTGCAATTGCAGCAGAAGCTGACGTCAGTTTCGTAAATATTGTGCATTCTAGTATTCCTGTTTTCATGGGGTGGCATGACAACAGCTGACAGTGACACTTGAGATGCTATGCCATGACTATCTTTTCTGGCTAGTTCAGCCTGGGTTATGGCTTCAGTGTTAGGGTAGGGAATTTATGAAATATGTGTACAAAGCACAAACAATTACAAATTCAGGGTTTTGCATTTTGCTTTAGTGTTGCAAAAATGTCCAAGTTTTATGGTTTggggctcccccccagctccaggactattttaaaacaaaaagtgaaTCTATTATTAGCAAGACCCCTCAGTATGTTCAAGCTTTCAAATTTTGTTCTGATGTCTAGAAAATTTGGTCTCAACCCATGCAAAAATGCAAACAACGTTGCGTATTTTATGCAAAACCCATAAAGTCACAAAAATGGCACAATTTGACTCTAATACAATATGCTGGAATTCAATTTTGCAAAAAAGAGAATGCTCGTTCTGCCTACCCCTTGCCAGAATGCATTTGCATAGAGATATAGTGTGTCACTTGTGCTATGTTAAATATTTGTACATTTTTGAGCAAGAGAAATTGCTTAAATGTTTATTGATCTATGTGAAGAAATATGTAACCGCCCGCCCAAAGCCTGGCATTCGCATGGAATATCCTGGTATTGCAGGTATCGTACTTATCTGTTTATCTCTCTGGGTGATATACTACACAGCCACTCAGGATCTCCTTCTAGTGGTGGCTGGGCCAAATTTGGAGGTTGGTGAGCCTGGTTAACTCATGTAGCTCAGGCAATAGAGGCGCATGCTTTTAGATCCAGACGCCGGGTGCAGAACCAGATGAAACCCACCCTAGGACATTGCATAACACTAAATGAAAAATGGCTT includes:
- the OCSTAMP gene encoding osteoclast stimulatory transmembrane protein, with translation MEHVGKSTGPLHRSWLRVWIYCQDVLFPKIQKVMLYAWAAYSKPVPSTCRELLTLFLQCCCIAVLIGGLFYNWMFFSLEYPFHFSSAMAAAFSLVLLLVLFLVHPIRCMFTMVIPTLGTQQGRKLLLSTCFMIVAVNIIPNILDNTESVLQVIECICKSSSESLLNSTALLGNASREFGCQVKKVDDKTAFNSLKPSNGDFQFGVDNSNSLVREKVLVASQKIKDNFSAVKLLVKQAVLVANRMAAGFFLFSLCFESAWYLKSYLTDLRFDNIYITKQLEGLVARNGKDHLLTHSPKKLIRFPGLKLSREEMMGCLMRMMLLTLVLMLTAVIIAVDYIAFYLADAAVHEVSQFPWVPIMLNIRYDAKLNILPFFWIIFNRAHSVEQSITDFERTYQHNLTFLSADCTSELPRSPNNFVALAVGLLYCIVYALMFLETYAQRLCRKISASFFERQEEKRVHYLYQELLRKHNKRELQLQQKLTSVS